TCGCCTGGAACCCCGAGTTCCTGCGAGAGGGCTACGCGGTGCACGACACCCTGCACCCGGATCGCATCGTCCTTGGTGTGCAACAGGATTCGACCCGCGCCGTGGCGGCGGTCCGGGAACTGTACGACGCCCTGCTTGCCGACGGCGTGCCGTTTTTGGTGACGGACCTGCAGACCGCGGAGCTGGTCAAGGTGTCCGCGAACGCCTTTCTGGCTACCAAGATCTCGTTCATCAACGCGGTCTCGGAGGTGTGTGAGGCCTCGGGCGCCGACGTCAGCATGCTGGCCGATGCGCTCGGCTACGACCCCCGGATCGGGCGCCAATTCCTCAACGCCGGTTTGGGTTTCGGCGGCGGCTGCTTACCCAAGGACATCCGCGCGTTCATGGCCCGCGCCGGTGAACTGGGCGCCGACCAGGCCCTGACCTTCCTGCGCGAGGTGGACAGCATCAACATGCGCCGCCGCACGCGGATGGTCGAGCTCGCCAGCGCGGCGTGCGGCGGCTCGCTGCTCGGCGCCAACATCGCCGTGCTCGGCGCGGCGTTCAAGCCCGAGTCCGACGACGTGCGCGACTCGCCCGCGCTGAACGTGGCGGGCCAACTGCAGCTCAACGGGGCCGCGGTCAACGTGTACGACCCGAAGGCGCTGGACAACGCGCAGCGGCAGTTCCCGACGCTGAACTACGCGGTCTCGGTCGAGGAGGCCTGCGACCGCGCCGACGCCGTGCTCGTGCTGACCGAATGGCGGCAGTTCGTCGAACTCGATCCCGACGACCTCGCCGACCGCGTGCGCTCGCGGGTGATCGTCGACGGCCGCAACTGCCTCGACGTCGCGCGTTGGCGCCAGGCCGGGTGGAAGGTGTTCCGGCTGGGGGCGCCCCGACCCTGATAGGCCCTAATAGGGTTGCGCCCGTTCGGTGTCGATGCGTCGGGCGCGGTCTTGGGCGCGGGTGCGTCGGCGGGTGGGCATCATCAGGGCACGGTGAGCGGAGCGCTCCGGTGTGATTGTCGGGGTGGGTAGGGCGCCGGTCGGCAGGCACAGGGCGGGGAACAGCAGCCGGCTGCCGGGGTGCGTGATGTAGGTACGCCCGCTGGGTGAGGTCCATTCGAGGGTGCCGTCGGGGAACTGCTTGTCTCGCCAGCCGGTCCAGAAGGTTTTGAGTAAGTGGTGTTTTCGGCACAGGCATTTGAGGTTAGTGGCAAGTCGGGAAACTACCCCCTCAGGAGCAGGGCGCGCACCAGTGGACGGGGGCCCACAGATCGGAGCAGTTCGCTGGCTGGGCGGGAGCGTACCCGTAGCGGCCACCAGAACCAGCGCCCCAACAGGGTAGCGGTGGATGGGATCATCAGCGAGCGCACGATCAGCGTGTCGATGAGCAGGCCCAGCCCGATGGTGGTGCCGCCCTGTTTGAGCGTGTACAGCTCGTTGACCGCCAAAGAGGCCATGGTGAAGGCGAACACCAAGCCGGCCGTGGTCACGACTCCGCCGGTGCCGCCTACGGACCGGATGATGCCGGTCTTCAGTCCTGCGCCGATTTCTTCCTTGAACCGCGAGACCAGCAACAGGTTGTAGTCAGATCCCACGGCCAGCAAAATGGTGACTGCGAAAGGCAAGGTGATCCAGTGCAGTTCCAAGCCATAGATGTGTTGCCAAAACAGCACCGACAGGCCGAAGCCGGTCGCTAGCGAGAGCACGACTGTGCCGACGATGACCATCGAGGCGACTAGCGCGCGGGTGATGACCAGCATGACGATGAAGATCAGGATGAGCGCGGCGATGGCCTCGGTCATGACGTCGTATTTGGTGGATTCTTGGATATCTCGGTAAGTAGCCGCCGTGCCACCCAGGTATAACTTCGCACTGGCCAAGGGGGTTTCTTTGACCGCCTCGCGTGCGGCCTTGAGTTCTGCGTCGACGTGGGAGATCGCCTCGGGGCTGGCGGGGTCGATGTTGTGGGTGATGATCATACGGGTGGATTTGCCGTCGGGGGAAACCAGCAGCCTGAGGCCGGTCTTAAAGTCAGGGCTGTCGAACACTTCTGGCGCGATGTAGAAGAGGCCGTCAATTTTTGCTTTGTCGAAGAATTCGCCCATGAGTGTGCTGGTGTCGGTCATGCGGTCCATTTGAGTGATCAGCCCCGAAAAACTGCTGTAGAGCGTGAAGAAGGTAGTCTGCATAGACTTTGCAACGTCGATGATCGGCGGTATCAACGTCACCATCTCTTGTGTTGCGTCAGCGCTTTGTTGGAGGTCCTTGGCCAGCTTGTGGAAATTCTCGGCGAGTTTGTCGAAGCCATCCAACGCGTCGAAGACGGAGCGCAGTGACCAACATATCGGAACGTCGAAGCAGTGCTTTTCCCAGTAGAAGTAACTGCGAAGTGGCCGCCAGAAATCGTCAAAATCTGCGAGATGGTCACGTATTCCATCCGTGATTGCAGCGGTGTCAGTTGTGACGCGAGCGCTGTCGCTAATCGACCCGGATAGTTCCTTTTCCACGGTGTACATGCGCTCTAACGTCGCGATCTGGACGCCGAGGTCATCTCGAGTCAGCCGCAGGATATCGGCCAAGCGGTCCTTCAGATACTGCAGGTTCTCCCGGATCGGGACGGGCTGCATGCCGATCGCGAACGGTATGGTGCCGTGCTCGATGTTGTATCCCAGCGGCCTGGTGATGCTTTGCACCCGCGCGATGCCCGGCACCCGGAAGATACTCGCCGCAATCCTATCCAGGTCGAGCATGTCCACCGGGTTACGCAGGTCGTGGTCGGCTTCGACCAGCAACAGGTCCGGATTCAGCCGGGCATGGGTGAAATGCTGGATGGCGGCACGGTCGCCGACGTTGGACGCTAGGCTCGCGGGAACGTAATAGCGGTCGTCGTAGTTTGTGTGATACCCCGGCAGGGTCAGCCCCCCGACTATTGAGACAACCACAGCGCTGGCAAGGATCGGGGCGGGCCAGCGCACCGTGGCCGTCGCTAGTCGCCGCCACCGGTAAATATTGGTCTTTCGCTTCGCGTCGAGTAAGCCGAACCGCGCGTCGATGGCCAGCAGAGCCGGCATCAACGTCAGCGAGGCCGCGATCACGATGACCAGTGCCACCGCGCACGGAATCGCCAACGTATTGAGGTAGGGCAGCCGGACCAACCGCAGACACAGCATCGCGCCGGCGATCGTTAGCCCGGAACCCAACACGACATGGGCAACTCCACGGTATGTCGTAGTAAGCGGTTTCACGGTCTTCGCCGCTTTGACGGGCTTCGTGATAGCGGCCGAGAAAAAAGATCGCGTAGTCCGTGCCGGCCGCGATGGCCAGCGCCATGAGCAGACTGACCGCGAACGTGGTGAAGCCGATCACGTGAAAGTTGCCGATGAATGCCACGATTCCCCGCGCGGTGGCCAGTTCGACAAAAATCACCACCAGCACGATCAGCAAGGTGGCTATCGACCGGTAAGCGATGAGCAACATCAGCGCGGCCACGGCGATCGTGATCGCCGTGCGCTTGGCCAGACCCCGGTCGCCGGCTTCAGTCAAGTCTGTGGTCAGCGGCGCCTGACCGGTCACATATGCTTTGATACCCGGCGGCGGATGAGAGTGCGCCACGATCTGCTCGACTGAGTGCACCGACTCATCCGCCCGCGAGGAGCCTTGGTCGCCGGCGAGGTTGAGCTGCACGTAAGCGGCCTTACTATCGGCGCTCTGCTCGCCGCCCGCCGTGACCAATTCCCCCCAATAGTTCTGCACTTTCTCGACATGCGCGGTGTCGCGCTCGAGCCGGCGCACCAGATCGTCGTAGAAGCGACGCGCCTCGTCGCCCAGCGGTTTGTCGCCCACCAGCACCACCATCGCGACGCTGTCGGAGTCGAACTCGTGAAAAACTTTGCCCATGCGCTTCATCGCGATCAGCGACGGAGCATCCTTAGGCAACAGGCCGACCGAGTTCTGCCGTTCCACCAGATCCAGTCGAGGCACGAAGACGCTGACGACGACGGCGAACACCAGCCAACCCAACACGATCGGCACCGCCAACCGCCGCAACATCCGCGCCGCAAGAGGCCGCTCGGCGTGGCCGCCGCTCATGCGGCTTTATCCAAGCAGAAAACCTGTGCGTCGAAACGGGCTACGGACTGCTGGTCGCGCACCACACCGTTGACCAGAATCCGGCAACCGAGCATGTTGCTGTCCCCTTGTGCCACCACGTTGGCGAACATTCCCGGCATGGTCGTGGTCACGGTGTATGACCACGGCAAGGTGGTGAAACTTGCGCGCTGAGGCTGAGCGTTCTCGTCCAGGTAATTGACCACACCCGCCGTGCCCGGGGGCCCGGTAACCTCGTAAACCACGCGCTTGACGTTGATCGGCACAATCTGCTCGACCGGGCCCACCTCCGCGACTCGGTGCGAGCCGAACACACCCTGCAATCGGTAAGCCACGAAGCCCCCGACGGCCGCAACCGCGACGATCACCAGCGGAATCCACGCCCGCTTGAGAATGCCCAGCAAAGTCGTTGTCCTTCCGGTTCGGGTTGCTGTCACTCCAGGCTGCTACGTTTGGGGCGTTGACCCGAGTACGTCGTCGGTGTGGTCGCGACCAGGCAACGAACCGACCCTTCGCCGTACCGCCGTATCCGCGCTGGGTAGCCCCGCCCATGCTCAGGCCCATCCTCCGCCCGTGTCGATATCAGCAAGCGGCCTAAAACCCTGTTCCCTTCGGCCAAGCGGTCGATTGATGCCACGAGTACATATGGTGGCGAGGAACCGCAGGTCGCGGAAGGGGGAGCTTAACCTAGGAATTTGACACCCAGGACGCCGCGCTGGCTAGCATCGCTTCGTGACCAAGACACTGGGAGAATTTCTTCGGGCGCGCCGCGAGGCGATCACACCCAACCAGCAGCGCCACGGCGATCTTGCGAGACGGCGGCGCACCCCTGAGCTGCGCCGCGAGGAGGTGGCCGTGCGGGGCATCAGTGCCGACTACTACGCGCGGTTGGAACAAGGACGAGAAAACCACCCGTCCGCGCGGATATTGGACGCCTTGGTGATCGCGCTCGGCCTGTCTCCCAGTGAGGCGACCTATCTGTATGACCTCGCGACCCCGCGACACCGCTGGCGGCAGAAGGCCAGTTCGCAGCAAAACCCGGCTGAGTATTTGCTTCTCATCATGCAAGCCTGGACACTCGGTCCGGCCTACATAGTCAACCGCCGGTGCGATGTGCTGGCCGAAAACCCGCAAGCCTCAGAGCTCTTCTCCCAATTCACGATCACAGGGAACGTTTTGCGCTTACTGTTCCTGGATCCCGAGGCGAAAACCCTCTGGGTGAACTGGGAATCATACGTCAAAACCGCCATCGCCACCGTGCACCGCACCGCAGGTATCGATATTGATCAGCCAGATATCACCGATATCGTCCTCGAACTTTCCAAAAAGAGCAGCGACTTCGTCCAGATGTGGAACAGCCACGATGTCAATGTCTCCGACGGCAAGGTCAAGCAGCTCCGACATAGAGACTTCGGTGAGCTTGAGCTTGACTACGAGCTACTTTCAGTTGCGAGCGCGCCAGGACAATTTCTTGTAATCCACAGAAGCATTAAGAACGGCTCTTTCTTCTCGATGGCAGCGTCGCCGAATACGGTGGACAAATAGTCCTAGCGACAAAGGGCTCATTGATGATGGCGGTCATCATGGTCTTGCCGCGCCGCCGGTCGGGGTGGCTGTAGGCCGCGATGATGCGCTGGTAGACGCCCCAGGTGAGCTGCACGGGGAGGTGGTTGTCGTCGGCGAACACCGCCTCCAGGCGGGTGCGTTGGCGGGCGGTGAGCAGCGGGAATCGGGTGCGCAGGGTGCGGCGCACGCCGTAGAGCGGATCCCTGGTGCGGCCGCGATGTCGCAGGTGGCCTGTTGGACGCGTTGACGGCTCTTCGCAGTTGAGGGTGTAGAGGTGGTCGGCGCGTCGCTGCCGGGGGGTCGAGGTCTTCCGATGATGGGAGTTCTCACACCGCCCATCTGAAAGACCTCGACGTGCCTGACGCTACCTTCGCGTGCCCTGATCTGAGCACATTCTGCCGCCTTGACGAGCTCGGGTTGGAGGTGACCGGACAACGCCTGGAGCCGGACCGGGCGGTGTTGGCTTGCCGGATTATCGACGACGACTCGTGGTGTCGCCGCTGCGGCGAGCAGGGCGCGGTGCGTGACACCGTGACCCGGCAACTGGCTCATGAGCCGTTCGGGTGGCGGCCCACATGCTTGCTGGTCACGATCCGCCGGTATCGGTGCGCCGGCTGCGCTCATGTGTGGCGCCAAGACACCAGCAAGGCCGCCGAGCCGCGGGCCAAGCTGTCCCGCCGGGGCCTGCGGTGGGCACTGGAAGCCCTGGTCTGCCAACATCTGTCGGTGGCCCGAGTCGCCGAAGCGCTCGCGGTGTCGTGGAACACCGCTAACAACGCGGTGTTGGCCGAAGGCCGCCGGGTGCTCATCGCCGATGCGGTCCGCTTCGACGGGGTCGCGGTGATCGGCGTCGACGAGCATGTGTGGCGGCACACCCGTCGCGCCGACAAGTACGTCACCGTCATCATCGACTTGACCCCCGTGCGCGACAAGACCGGTCCGGCGCGGTTGCTCGACATGGTCGAAGGACGCTCCAAACGAGCATTCGCCGACTGGCTGGCCGACCGGCCACAGGACTGGCGCGATGGTGTGGACGTCGTTGCCATGGACGGATTCTCCGGATTCAAGACCGCCACCACCACCGAACTGCCCGAGGCGGCGGTGATGGATCCCTTTTATGACGACGTCTGGGTTCTGCCGACATGGTCGGTGTTGCGCCTGGTGGAGGCGGTGCCCGCAGCCGTGAGGTCGGCATAATCAGAGGGCTTGGAGGAAGGCAAGGAGAGTGTCGTCGGCTGTTTCGTATCGTCCGGCCCGGATTCCGGTGGGTGTCGTCCTCTCGAGCGCGGTCTGCTTGGTCGTCATGTCGGAAAAACGTATCCGCGCTTGACGGCACCAGTGACGACCCAGCATCCAAGCTGTCCCTTCAGAGACTCTTATAACGCATGAGGACGAGCCGACCGTAGTTTGACAGGCCAGTCCTGCAGGCCTTCAGGGGGCGGGGCGCTGCGCCCCGTGCGATGTCGATGAACCAGCCAAAGAAACCAGTCTGAGCCGTCCCGGTGAGTCCGGAGACTGCATTCGTTGAATCACCCTGCCTTTGGTGGGGTGCGTTTGTGATCGTAGTAGAGCGTCTCGACGGCCTCGGGAGTGAAGTCGTCGAGGTACTCGTGGGGGCGTTCGGTGTTGAACCAGACCACCCATTCAGCGGTCGCCAGCTCGACCTGGTTGACGTCGCGCCACGGGCCTTGCCGGCGGATAAGTTCGTTCTTGAACGAGCCGACGGTGGTCTCGGCCAGCGCATTGTCCAGCGCATCGCCAACCGAGCCGACGGAGGGATCCACGCCCTCATCGATGAGCCGCTGGGTGAAGGCCACCGAGGTGTATTGACTGCCCGCGTCGCTGTGCGCAATCAGCCCGTGCAGACTGGTGGTGCCGTCCTGGGCGCGAGTGAAGAACGCATGCTCGATAGCGTCGAGGACCAGATCGGTGGTCATGGATCTGGCGGCCCGCCAGCCTAGGATCCGGCGGCTGTAGGCGTCGATGACGAATGCGACGTAGACGAATCCCATCCAGGTCGACACATACGTAAAGTCGGCCACCCACAACCGATTTGGCGCCGCGGCATAAAAGCGGCGGTCCACCAGATCCGGGTATCGCCGATGAGTGTCGTCGGCGATGGTGGTCTTGTGCTTGGATCCGTACCGCGCGCCCTCCCAACCGTTCTCGCGCATGATCCGCTCCACCGTGCACCGGGCGACATCGTGACCCTGGCTGCGTAGCCAGATCCACAACTTGCGTGACCCCAGCGTCTGGACGAACTTGCCCTTTTCTTGTCTTCCCGCGCCGCGGTGATGATCTCGACCAGCTCGGCGTCATGGATCTGCCGTCGTGTCGGGGTCTTGTTGATCCACTCGTAGTAGGTCGACGGGCTGATCGGCACGCCATGCTCAGACAGCACCGCACACATGGGCTCGACACCCCAGCGCAGCCCGGCCCCGCCGTTGGGGCCGGCCACCTGGTGGTCCTTGTGTTCGGCGATGAACCGGATCACCGTCTCCCGGGCCGGTCGAGCTCGGCCCCGAAGAAAATCGCCGCTGCTTTCAAGATCTCGTTGGCCCGGCGCAGCTCGGCAATCTCCTTGCGCAGCGCCTTGTTCTCCTCGGCCATCGCGGAGGTCACACCCGGTCGCTGGCCGGTATCGACCTCCGAGCGGCGGATCCAGGTCCGCAACGTCTCCGGTGTGCCGATCCCCAACATGCCCGTGACCGCCGTGATCGCCGCCCACTGCGACGGGTACTGCGGGCGCACCTCAGCGACCATGCGCACCGCACGTTCACGAAGCTCGTCGGGGTACTTGCTGACACGTCCCATAACCCAGATCCTCCCAAGATCGGGAGTCTCCGGAAACGCCGGGACGGCTCATGGGAACGTGATCCCGACAATTTCGGAACGCGCCAGTTAGGACCAAGGCCACGATCTGGTGCACGCCGGGGGCCCTAATTTGAGGTCAATCCCTACAACGAAAGTCTCTTTGAGCGCAGTTCCCGTGGATAAGAATCGTGCCCTCCGCCCCCCAAGCTAGTCTGCGGGCTCACATGGCAACATAGAGCGAACGGGTTCGACTGAAACACCCCATCAGCATCACCCCGACCACCGGCGGACACAACCGCCCAGCCACACACCTAACCAGTGCACCAGGGCAATTTCCGTTCACTGTCGGCGGAGCGCAGCGCTGCTGAGCAGCTAGCCTCGGTGTTGCATCAAGCGCGGTCTAGGTGCTTAGATTCGCGAAAGTGCCTGTCCGGCAGGGACATAATGGTAATTCTCTAGGTTCCCAAGATCGATATCGTGGACAGTGCTCAATCACTCGGCTACGACACGCCGGCACTCACGATCAGGTCCGGCTCGCACACCACCACTCCGCTGGACGCAACCAGCCCGGCTACCCTCACTCTCAGCAGCGTTACACCCAAGGGAATTACGTGACGGCCACCCCTGGGGGAAATTACGTGACCGCGAACGCCTGGCGCAGACATGCGCTCAGGCCGCAACATCCGAGCGCTCGTCCGATTCTGATGCAGCAGTTGAAACCGGGGCCGAGGCGACGCTGTAGAAAAACGCTCCAAGGTCTGGAATCTCCGGACTCGCTGGGGCGGCTCAGCGTTGTGAGATCCCAAACTCGCTCGGAGAGCGGCCAGTCCATCGCTTGAAGGCGTGTGAGAAGCTGGCGAGGTCATTGTATCCGAGCTTGGTGGCGATCTGGCTCGCCGACATCAATCGGGTGAGTAAAAGCATCATCGCGCTCTCGCGCAAACACGACTGGCGCAACGCGCGAAAGGTGGTCCCCTCTTGGGAGAGCCGCCGTTTAAGTGTGCTTGTGGATAACGAAAGTTCGTCTGCGACCCACTGGCTACTTCGATGTCCGGGATCCTTCTCCAACAGCTGTCTCACCTTCTCCGAAAAGGACGTGGCTCCGCTCCGCTGGTTGAGAGCCGAGTTCAGCTGGGCGACGGCGAGTCGATATGCGAGGGGATCGGAGAACCGGCACACCTCATCGAGCGTGTCGGCGGGAACGCGAAGGTAGGACATCGATGCGTCAAAGAACAGGCGCCCGGCTAGCACCACGTCTTCGTCGAGATCGTTCAGGGTGACGGGCGCTGGCCAACTCAGGTGGAGTGTGGCGCTCGGCGCGTCACCGACGAGCATGTCCAGCAGTCGCAACAACGCCGACCCGGCGTATGTGATGGCCAGGCAGTCCAGTGCCGGATCGCTTGTGTGTCCGCAGAGCACGACGGTGAGGCCGTGGTCATTTAGATGGAACTGTGGATTGACAGCCGTTGTGATCAACGGCAGATAGGTGAGCAACTCCACGACCTCGGCTACCGAGCCTGCGCTGACCAGCGGAACGCTCAACGGGCCGAAGGACGTCAACTGTGCCTGTCCAGCGAACGCGAAGCCGAGGAGGGTTGCCTGTTCGACGGCGAGTTCGGGGTAGACCTCGCGAAGCCATCGTAGCGGGGCTTGGACATCGCGCCGGATCAGCGTCGCCTCGTCGACTCCTTCGCGAGACATGATGTTGCGAAGTAGCACGACTGCGTCTGGGGCGAGTGCCTGGCTCTCGAG
This genomic window from Mycobacterium saskatchewanense contains:
- a CDS encoding UDP-glucose dehydrogenase family protein; amino-acid sequence: MRCTVFGTGYLGATHAVGMAELGHEVVGVDIDPGKVAKLAGGDIPFYEPGLRKLLQENLAAGRLRFTTDYDVAADFADVHFLGVGTPQKKGEYAADLRHVYAVVDALVPRLTRSSVLVGKSTVPVGTAAELNHRAAGLAPRGVDVEIAWNPEFLREGYAVHDTLHPDRIVLGVQQDSTRAVAAVRELYDALLADGVPFLVTDLQTAELVKVSANAFLATKISFINAVSEVCEASGADVSMLADALGYDPRIGRQFLNAGLGFGGGCLPKDIRAFMARAGELGADQALTFLREVDSINMRRRTRMVELASAACGGSLLGANIAVLGAAFKPESDDVRDSPALNVAGQLQLNGAAVNVYDPKALDNAQRQFPTLNYAVSVEEACDRADAVLVLTEWRQFVELDPDDLADRVRSRVIVDGRNCLDVARWRQAGWKVFRLGAPRP
- a CDS encoding MmpS family transport accessory protein encodes the protein MLGILKRAWIPLVIVAVAAVGGFVAYRLQGVFGSHRVAEVGPVEQIVPINVKRVVYEVTGPPGTAGVVNYLDENAQPQRASFTTLPWSYTVTTTMPGMFANVVAQGDSNMLGCRILVNGVVRDQQSVARFDAQVFCLDKAA
- a CDS encoding helix-turn-helix transcriptional regulator; protein product: MTKTLGEFLRARREAITPNQQRHGDLARRRRTPELRREEVAVRGISADYYARLEQGRENHPSARILDALVIALGLSPSEATYLYDLATPRHRWRQKASSQQNPAEYLLLIMQAWTLGPAYIVNRRCDVLAENPQASELFSQFTITGNVLRLLFLDPEAKTLWVNWESYVKTAIATVHRTAGIDIDQPDITDIVLELSKKSSDFVQMWNSHDVNVSDGKVKQLRHRDFGELELDYELLSVASAPGQFLVIHRSIKNGSFFSMAASPNTVDK
- a CDS encoding helix-turn-helix domain-containing protein yields the protein MDLNNAGVPPLAFAQLLESQALAPDAVVLLRNIMSREGVDEATLIRRDVQAPLRWLREVYPELAVEQATLLGFAFAGQAQLTSFGPLSVPLVSAGSVAEVVELLTYLPLITTAVNPQFHLNDHGLTVVLCGHTSDPALDCLAITYAGSALLRLLDMLVGDAPSATLHLSWPAPVTLNDLDEDVVLAGRLFFDASMSYLRVPADTLDEVCRFSDPLAYRLAVAQLNSALNQRSGATSFSEKVRQLLEKDPGHRSSQWVADELSLSTSTLKRRLSQEGTTFRALRQSCLRESAMMLLLTRLMSASQIATKLGYNDLASFSHAFKRWTGRSPSEFGISQR